The Verrucomicrobiia bacterium genome window below encodes:
- a CDS encoding response regulator transcription factor, translating into MSTAKTRILIADDHPMVRDWLSQMINREPDLMVCGETSDAAQTLAKIPVLKPDMAIVDLTMDDSRGTELICELGERFKDLPILVLSMHRESLYAERALRAGAKGYITKQEASHKIKEAIRAVIAGQIYISEAHASKMIREMASRPPNAPRLLLDSLTERQLKVLRLIGDGFSNPQIAEKLSLSVNTVESYSTRLKEKLGLATANELLQYAIKFNKAVGD; encoded by the coding sequence ATGAGCACCGCCAAGACTCGAATTCTCATTGCGGACGATCATCCCATGGTTCGGGATTGGCTTTCGCAAATGATCAACCGCGAACCTGACCTCATGGTCTGCGGTGAGACCAGCGATGCGGCCCAGACTCTTGCCAAGATCCCCGTTTTGAAGCCGGACATGGCCATTGTCGATCTCACCATGGACGATAGTCGGGGCACTGAATTGATCTGTGAACTCGGCGAGCGTTTCAAGGACCTGCCGATCCTGGTGCTATCCATGCATCGCGAATCTTTGTACGCCGAACGCGCATTGCGCGCGGGCGCCAAGGGTTACATCACGAAACAGGAGGCCAGCCACAAGATCAAGGAGGCGATTCGCGCCGTGATCGCCGGGCAGATTTACATTAGCGAAGCGCACGCAAGCAAAATGATTCGCGAGATGGCTTCCCGTCCGCCCAACGCGCCGCGACTGCTGCTGGACAGCCTGACCGAGCGGCAACTGAAAGTCCTGCGGCTGATCGGTGATGGTTTTTCCAACCCGCAGATTGCGGAGAAACTAAGTTTGAGCGTTAACACTGTGGAAAGCTACAGCACACGCCTCAAGGAAAAGCTGGGCCTCGCAACGGCGAATGAACTTCTCCAGTACGCGATCAAGTTTAACAAGGCAGTCGGCGATTAA
- a CDS encoding PAS domain-containing protein has protein sequence MVQRIVDWLGQRSKTSLTVAGVILVSVIAVLDHSTPTEMTFTISYLFPVLLFTWFVGRRQGIFISFVCAFAWLIVNLTQLRQGWNPLAPYWNAFNGLVAFLAVVFLASAVKTLNAELEERVERRTAELQASEQQFRQLAEGIHEVFWMTDVERSRVIYVSPGYASIWGRTCESLYTAPDSRLEAVHPEDRERVMQAAMTSQLHGGRYDEEYRIIRPDQTVRWIHDQAFPIYDKAGVLYRIGGIAEDITDRKLLERQILEVGDQEQRRIGRDLHDGLCQHLSATMFACKIVEEELDKKSLPEAAQVRQIAEFIDRAISQARDVAEGLDPVKVDANGFMSALEELTTSIQSMHRIQCSFRSDSLVLIDDTATAIHLYRIAQEAVNNAIRHGRATSIEIGLTNLPERVILTVQDNGIGISKPPTRRGGMGMHTMRYRARMLGASFDVSAGAKGGTIVTCALPKSPVAKTVEP, from the coding sequence ATGGTGCAAAGAATCGTTGATTGGCTGGGACAGAGGTCGAAAACCTCGCTGACGGTCGCCGGGGTCATTTTGGTTTCGGTGATTGCCGTACTCGATCACTCCACACCGACGGAGATGACCTTCACGATCTCGTATCTCTTCCCGGTCCTGCTCTTCACGTGGTTTGTCGGACGCCGACAGGGTATTTTTATCTCGTTCGTCTGCGCCTTCGCCTGGCTCATCGTCAATCTCACGCAGCTACGACAAGGATGGAACCCGCTGGCCCCCTATTGGAATGCATTCAATGGATTGGTGGCATTTCTCGCGGTGGTCTTTCTAGCGTCGGCGGTAAAGACATTGAATGCCGAACTGGAAGAGCGCGTCGAACGGCGGACAGCCGAGTTGCAGGCCAGCGAACAGCAATTCCGCCAACTGGCGGAGGGCATCCATGAGGTCTTCTGGATGACCGACGTGGAACGGTCACGGGTCATCTACGTCAGCCCGGGCTACGCGAGCATTTGGGGGCGAACCTGTGAAAGCCTCTACACCGCGCCTGATTCCCGTCTGGAAGCCGTCCACCCGGAAGATCGGGAGCGGGTCATGCAAGCCGCCATGACCAGTCAACTCCATGGCGGAAGGTATGACGAGGAATACCGAATCATCCGACCCGACCAAACCGTTCGCTGGATCCATGACCAGGCTTTTCCCATTTACGACAAAGCGGGAGTGCTTTATCGGATCGGCGGTATCGCGGAAGACATCACGGACCGTAAACTTTTGGAACGGCAAATCCTCGAAGTGGGCGACCAGGAACAGCGGCGGATCGGACGGGATCTGCACGATGGATTGTGCCAGCATCTTAGCGCCACGATGTTTGCCTGCAAGATTGTGGAGGAGGAGCTGGACAAGAAATCCCTGCCGGAAGCCGCGCAGGTAAGGCAGATCGCCGAGTTTATCGACCGCGCCATCAGCCAGGCCCGTGATGTGGCGGAAGGCCTCGACCCGGTGAAAGTCGACGCGAATGGATTTATGTCGGCGCTGGAGGAATTGACGACCTCCATTCAATCCATGCATCGCATTCAATGTTCTTTTCGGTCCGATTCGTTGGTCCTCATTGATGACACGGCCACGGCCATCCACCTTTATCGCATCGCCCAGGAAGCTGTAAATAACGCCATTCGTCACGGCCGAGCGACATCCATTGAAATCGGTTTGACGAACCTGCCGGAGCGGGTCATCCTGACCGTACAGGACAACGGCATTGGGATTTCCAAACCCCCGACCCGACGTGGCGGGATGGGAATGCATACCATGCGGTACCGCGCTCGAATGCTGGGAGCTTCGTTTGATGTGAGTGCGGGCGCCAAGGGCGGGACGATCGTTACCTGCGCCCTGCCCAAAAGCCCCGTCGCAAAAACCGTCGAACCATGA
- a CDS encoding response regulator transcription factor — protein sequence MSSVSVTTKTRIFIADDHPLVRDWLAQLINREPDLTVCGEAADAGQTLTAIAELKPDMAIVDLTMKDTHGLDLVQSIRTQFKELLVLVFSVRNEELYAERAIRAGARGYIMKQEVGARIKHAIRVVLAGQIYISQKLRRRSPKTLPRPIDILSERQLELLRLIGAGLSIHRIAEQLGLSAKTVEGYIARTKKKLEIPTANELLQYAIQFNKIVGD from the coding sequence ATGAGTTCGGTTTCGGTCACAACGAAAACGCGGATTTTCATCGCGGACGACCATCCGCTGGTGCGCGATTGGCTCGCGCAATTGATCAATCGCGAGCCGGACCTGACGGTGTGTGGGGAAGCGGCCGATGCCGGACAAACCTTGACGGCGATTGCGGAATTGAAGCCGGACATGGCCATCGTCGACCTGACGATGAAAGACACGCACGGACTCGACCTGGTGCAGAGTATCCGGACGCAATTCAAGGAGTTGTTGGTGCTGGTGTTTTCCGTTCGCAATGAAGAGCTCTACGCTGAACGCGCGATCCGCGCCGGCGCCAGGGGCTACATCATGAAGCAGGAGGTGGGCGCCCGGATCAAGCACGCGATCCGGGTGGTGCTGGCCGGACAGATTTACATCAGCCAAAAACTGCGCCGTCGTTCACCCAAAACGCTTCCCCGTCCCATCGATATCCTGAGCGAACGGCAATTGGAGCTTCTGCGGCTCATTGGCGCAGGCCTTTCCATCCATCGAATCGCCGAGCAATTGGGATTGAGCGCCAAGACCGTGGAGGGCTACATCGCTCGGACGAAGAAAAAGCTGGAAATCCCCACTGCTAACGAGCTTTTACAATACGCCATCCAGTTCAATAAAATTGTCGGGGATTGA
- a CDS encoding ammonium transporter: MIKKFTTKMRDPKERKFFYTLFGGKLMGAGLCLLLMWAAFAYFEGSATRAHADDTAVKTEASPAAPAAPATPAPAVADALPPYVNPINTAWVLLGGFLVFGMQAGFTMLEAGFCRERETVNVLVECMFDTCVCGILHWAFGFAIMFGGGNALFGWHLPGDPTKSLIFMKDVSLLATYGSTGIPILAHFLFQFAFADCASTICSGAMVGRTRFWGDILYSIGVSGLIYPVFGHWCWGPDGFLATMGSTGGFLAGLGMNFHDFAGSTVVHSIGGWVAIAGALVLGPRLGRRFKRDGGEPMLPHNIVIAVIGALILWFGWYGFNPCSTLSIMDNVGVARVAANTTLAACGGGIAAVLWVYFRTRKWDVISIVNGSLAGLVAITCPCYWVSNAGSIVIGLVAGVLVVLATDLLEHLRIDDPVGAWPVHGVCGIWGTLCLGLFASGEYSAAGSSPTGVPSIVPGSADALTGLFYGGGMKVLMAQCIGSLVVCTATFVTAMVMFKALDAVSLLRVSKEGELAGFDLDQHGSEAYPKSAGAHWSEGKASS, from the coding sequence ATGATTAAAAAGTTCACTACCAAAATGCGGGATCCAAAGGAGCGTAAGTTCTTCTACACGCTATTCGGGGGAAAATTGATGGGAGCGGGATTGTGTCTTCTATTGATGTGGGCGGCGTTCGCCTACTTTGAGGGTTCGGCTACCAGGGCTCACGCGGACGACACGGCGGTAAAGACGGAAGCTTCGCCCGCCGCCCCGGCGGCGCCAGCAACTCCCGCCCCAGCCGTGGCAGACGCTTTGCCGCCCTACGTGAATCCAATCAACACCGCCTGGGTTCTGCTCGGCGGGTTCCTCGTGTTCGGCATGCAGGCGGGCTTCACCATGTTGGAAGCTGGCTTCTGTCGGGAGCGTGAAACCGTCAACGTGCTGGTGGAATGTATGTTCGACACCTGCGTCTGCGGAATTCTGCACTGGGCATTTGGCTTTGCGATCATGTTCGGCGGCGGCAACGCCTTGTTTGGCTGGCATCTGCCGGGAGATCCGACCAAGAGTCTGATTTTTATGAAAGACGTCAGTCTATTGGCGACGTACGGTTCCACGGGTATCCCCATCCTTGCGCACTTTCTCTTCCAGTTCGCCTTCGCGGACTGCGCTTCGACGATCTGCTCGGGCGCGATGGTCGGACGGACCCGGTTCTGGGGCGATATCCTTTATTCCATCGGCGTATCGGGCCTTATCTATCCGGTCTTTGGCCACTGGTGCTGGGGTCCCGATGGTTTTCTTGCCACGATGGGCTCGACAGGCGGTTTTTTGGCGGGTCTCGGAATGAACTTTCATGATTTCGCCGGTTCAACCGTTGTGCACTCGATTGGCGGATGGGTTGCGATCGCCGGTGCCCTCGTGCTGGGGCCGAGGTTGGGTCGAAGGTTCAAACGTGACGGCGGCGAGCCGATGCTTCCGCATAATATCGTCATCGCCGTCATCGGCGCCCTGATCCTCTGGTTCGGCTGGTACGGCTTCAACCCCTGTTCGACACTCTCGATCATGGACAACGTCGGCGTCGCCCGCGTGGCGGCCAATACCACGCTCGCCGCCTGCGGCGGTGGTATCGCCGCAGTTCTTTGGGTCTACTTCAGGACCAGGAAATGGGATGTGATTTCTATCGTCAACGGCTCCCTCGCCGGCCTCGTGGCGATTACCTGCCCCTGCTATTGGGTCAGCAACGCTGGCTCCATCGTCATTGGTTTGGTGGCGGGCGTGTTGGTCGTACTGGCGACGGATTTGCTCGAGCATCTCCGGATCGACGATCCGGTGGGCGCCTGGCCCGTTCACGGCGTGTGCGGTATTTGGGGCACTCTGTGCTTGGGCTTGTTCGCCAGCGGCGAGTACTCCGCGGCCGGTTCAAGCCCTACCGGGGTGCCTTCGATCGTTCCCGGGTCGGCCGATGCTCTCACTGGCCTGTTCTACGGCGGCGGCATGAAAGTCCTCATGGCGCAGTGCATCGGCAGCCTGGTTGTCTGCACCGCGACGTTCGTCACTGCCATGGTGATGTTTAAAGCGCTCGATGCCGTGAGCTTGCTCCGCGTCTCCAAAGAGGGCGAACTCGCTGGGTTTGACCTCGACCAGCACGGGAGCGAAGCTTATCCCAAGTCTGCCGGCGCACACTGGAGCGAAGGTAAGGCATCGAGTTAA
- a CDS encoding P-II family nitrogen regulator, whose amino-acid sequence MNKIEAIIKPFKLDEVKEALSEIGIQGMTVSEVKGFGRQKGQTEVFRGSEYTVDFVPKMKLEIVVADDMVDRVVKTIQETAKTGKIGDGKIFVWPIKRAVRIRTAEVDEAAV is encoded by the coding sequence ATGAATAAAATTGAAGCGATTATCAAGCCGTTCAAGCTCGATGAAGTTAAAGAGGCCCTGTCCGAAATCGGTATCCAGGGCATGACCGTGAGCGAAGTCAAAGGGTTCGGTCGTCAAAAGGGCCAAACCGAAGTCTTCCGCGGTAGCGAGTACACGGTGGACTTTGTCCCAAAAATGAAACTGGAAATTGTGGTCGCGGATGACATGGTGGATCGTGTTGTCAAAACGATCCAGGAAACCGCCAAGACCGGCAAGATCGGCGATGGCAAAATCTTCGTGTGGCCGATTAAGCGGGCCGTGCGGATTCGTACGGCTGAAGTTGACGAAGCCGCTGTCTAG
- a CDS encoding sodium:proton antiporter, producing the protein MRGKAVTLAVFFGTLDIASVATGAEITAPREPHVLMVAPFVILLLAIALLPFVLKHHWENHYPKVAIGLGLITTVYYVVVLHNTPRMLLGLIDYVGFIALIGSLYVIAGGIHIDMTGRSTPTVNTGLLALGVILANLLGTTGASMLLIRPFLRINKPRIAPYHVVFFIFLVSNIGGALTPIGDPPLFLGYLKGVPFFWLMQRSQVLLAWLLCVGVLLALFFVIDSANFRKHKPAVAKQARDRVELEGSHNFLWLFVIIVLVLAQKGEWVKDLEHWSVLASLGDGLGWSAVRTAESFTTLFMALLMIGTAGLSHKFANHDALKKNQFDFEPLREVGLLFVGIFATMVPALDLLEKHAAGLGLATVRQFFWGSGLLSSMLDNAPAYLSFLAAAFGLRHLSLENPAHVQAFLLDLNASKYVVAVSLGSVFFGAVTYIGNGPNFMVKSIAESAGVKCPGFFGYVVKYALPILIPLFALVSWLLLA; encoded by the coding sequence ATGCGCGGAAAAGCCGTCACCTTGGCCGTCTTTTTTGGAACGCTCGACATTGCCAGTGTCGCCACTGGGGCTGAGATTACTGCCCCGCGCGAACCGCATGTGCTGATGGTCGCCCCGTTTGTGATTCTTTTGCTGGCGATCGCACTGTTGCCCTTCGTCCTCAAGCACCATTGGGAAAACCACTATCCAAAGGTCGCCATTGGTCTGGGGCTGATAACCACGGTCTATTATGTCGTGGTCCTGCACAACACGCCACGGATGCTCCTGGGCCTGATCGACTATGTCGGCTTCATAGCGCTGATCGGATCATTGTATGTCATCGCCGGCGGCATTCATATCGATATGACCGGCCGCTCGACGCCCACGGTCAACACGGGCCTGCTGGCGCTCGGCGTGATCCTCGCGAATCTCCTCGGCACCACGGGCGCATCGATGTTGTTGATTCGGCCCTTTCTGCGAATCAACAAGCCACGCATCGCGCCCTATCACGTTGTGTTCTTCATCTTCCTCGTCAGCAATATCGGCGGGGCGCTGACACCCATCGGCGATCCGCCATTGTTCCTGGGCTATTTGAAAGGGGTGCCGTTTTTCTGGCTGATGCAAAGGTCGCAGGTCCTCTTGGCATGGTTACTCTGTGTAGGCGTGTTGCTGGCGCTTTTTTTTGTCATCGACTCGGCCAATTTCCGCAAGCACAAGCCCGCCGTTGCCAAACAGGCCCGGGACCGCGTCGAACTGGAAGGCTCACACAACTTCCTCTGGCTGTTCGTCATCATCGTGCTGGTCCTTGCGCAAAAGGGGGAATGGGTGAAAGATCTGGAGCATTGGTCCGTCCTGGCTTCGCTCGGGGACGGCTTGGGCTGGAGCGCGGTCAGGACGGCGGAAAGTTTCACGACGTTGTTCATGGCCCTGTTGATGATTGGGACAGCGGGGTTGTCGCACAAATTCGCCAACCACGATGCTTTAAAGAAGAACCAGTTCGACTTCGAACCGTTGCGCGAAGTCGGGCTCCTGTTCGTGGGCATCTTTGCCACCATGGTGCCAGCCCTGGATTTGTTGGAGAAGCACGCCGCCGGCCTCGGCCTTGCCACCGTGCGGCAATTTTTTTGGGGAAGCGGGCTGCTTTCTTCCATGCTGGATAATGCGCCGGCGTATCTCAGTTTCCTGGCCGCCGCGTTTGGCCTGCGGCATCTGTCCTTGGAAAACCCGGCGCACGTCCAGGCTTTCTTGCTCGACCTGAACGCCTCGAAGTATGTCGTCGCTGTGTCGCTGGGGTCGGTTTTTTTCGGCGCCGTGACCTACATCGGCAATGGGCCGAATTTCATGGTCAAGAGCATCGCAGAATCGGCTGGGGTGAAATGTCCCGGCTTTTTTGGTTACGTCGTCAAGTACGCGTTGCCCATTCTCATCCCACTCTTCGCGCTTGTATCGTGGCTGCTTCTGGCCTGA